One stretch of Arachis duranensis cultivar V14167 chromosome 1, aradu.V14167.gnm2.J7QH, whole genome shotgun sequence DNA includes these proteins:
- the LOC107462832 gene encoding probable enoyl-CoA hydratase 1, peroxisomal codes for MDRSSSENLILVNREPNGVAIITINRPGSLNSLTRPMMVDLAQAFKALDQDHSVKVIILTGSGRSFCSGVDLTAAEDVFKGDVKDPESDPVIQMDRCRKPIIGAIKGFAITAGFEISLACDILVAAKGSKFIDTHARFGIFPSWGLSQKLSRIIGVNKAREVSLTATPLTAEVAEKLGFVNHVVEDSEVLKKSREIAEAIMKNNQDLVLRYKSVINDGIKLDLGRALSLEKERAHDYYNGMTKEQFKKMQEFIAGRKKPSKL; via the exons ATGGACCGGTCCTCATCGGAGAATCTAATTCTTGTAAACCGGGAACCAAACGGCGTCGCTATCATAACCATTAACCGCCCCGGATCTCTCAACTCTCTCACCCGCCCCATGATGGTGGACCTTGCTCAGGCCTTCAAGGCCCTCGACCAAGACCACTCCGTCAAGGTCATCATACTCACCGGCTCCGGCCGATCATTCTGCTCCGGTGTCGACCTAACCGCCGCCGAGGACGTCTTCAAGGGCGACGTCAAGGACCCCGAAAGCGACCCCGTTATTCAAATGGATCGCTGCCGGAAGCCCATAATCGGAGCCATCAAGGGATTCGCCATCACCGCCGGGTTCGAGATTTCACTCGCCTGTGACATCTTGGTCGCCGCCAAAGGATCCAAGTTCATAGACACCCACGCCAG GTTTGGGATATTTCCTTCGTGGGGCTTGTCTCAGAAGCTTTCGCGGATCATAGGAGTCAATAAGGCACGAGAGGTATCCCTGACGGCGACGCCTTTGACGGCGGAGGTTGCTGAGAAATTGGGTTTTGTGAATCATGTCGTTGAGGACAGTGAAGTGTTGAAGAAAAGCAGAGAAATTGCAGAAGCCATAATGAAAAACAATCAGGACTTGGTGTTGAGATACAAATCCGTCATAAACGACGGCATCAAGCTTGATCTTGGCCGTGCTCTTTCGCTTGAAAAG GAGAGAGCTCATGATTATTACAATGGAATGACAAAGGAGCAATTCAAAAAGATGCAGGAATTCATAGCTGGGAGAAAGAAACCGTCCAAATTGTAG
- the LOC127740541 gene encoding glycine-rich cell wall structural protein-like: MGHSHKNVGALVMIFVLVIGIAECRMFKEEELVDGYGGAGLGAGGGGGGFGGGGGAGSGGGVGFGSGKGGGIGAGIGGGGGAGGGAGGGFGGGHGGGIGGGAGAGAGAGFGGGHGGGVGGGGGFGGGGGGGSGGGSGGGSGIGFGSGSGSGSGGGSGGGGGGGGGGGGGGGSGGGGGFGGGGGFGGGHGGDIGNVGSGGCNGSCEGGGYPPP, encoded by the coding sequence atgggGCATTCACATAAGAATGTGGGTGCACTTGTAATGATATTTGTTTTGGTGATAGGGATAGCAGAATGCCGAAtgttcaaagaagaagaacttgTTGATGGATATGGAGGAGCTGGTTTaggtgctggtggtggtggtggtggttttgGTGGGGGTGGAGGTGCTGGCTCTGGTGGCGGGGTTGGTTTTGGAAGTGGCAAAGGTGGTGGTATAGGAGCTGGAATTGGTGGAGGTGGTGGAGCTGGAGGTGGTGCTGGTGGTGGTTTTGGAGGTGGACATGGTGGTGGCATTGGAGGAGGAGCCGGTGCTGGTGCTGGTGCAGGCTTTGGAGGTGGACATGGTGGTGGCGTTGGAGGAGGTGGTGGATTTGGAGGAGGGGGAGGTGGAGGTTCTGGTGGAGGCTCTGGAGGTGGTTCTGGTATAGGCTTTGGAAGTGGTTCCGGTAGTGGTAGCGGTGGGGGATCTGGTGGCGGTGGAGGTGGAGGTGGTGGAGGAGGAGGTGGAGGAGGAAGTGGAGGAGGAGGTGGATTTGGTGGAGGTGGTGGCTTTGGAGGTGGACATGGGGGTGACATTGGAAACGTAGGATCTGGCGGTTGCAACGGTAGTTGTGAAGGTGGTGGATATCCACCACCATAG